A genomic window from Streptomyces sp. WMMC940 includes:
- a CDS encoding S41 family peptidase encodes MSEDVAYLRFPHLHDDLLCFAAEDDLWIAPLVPAGRSPGRAWRLTVDRTRIGHPRFSPDGGLIAYTTWRSLDPEIHLAPVEGGPARRLGYWGSTDTRVCGWDPDGNILAVSSHGQPFSYFSWAYKVPTDGDPGKRLPWGPVSDIAVTGGEGQHRTLLLTGKPPHEPAGWKRYRGGAMGRLYLHGERLLADIGGHLDCPMFVNGRIAFLSDHEGVGNLYSCLPDGTDLRRHTDHDAFYARHASSDGSRVVYQCAGDLWIVEDLAPDSRPRKLDVRLGGPRAGRRRYQVPAASHVDGLSVDTTGRASAVVVRGSLYWLTHRDGPARTIADTPGVRVRLPVMLGSGGGQVAYVTDAEGEDAVEIAYLPRASGDRPPRRLATGRLGRVLEMVSDPAGERLAIASHDGRLLLLTVAEEETGAERAQRTGDEGNAGGASATDEADGTGAPGHETAGAGTHGAGTDETGTADGTRPDGAGASGASRAEVAGPAPGAGAGVSGGAEAGSTARPAGTGGPAGTGGPAGTDSGSTDEPGGTGEDLVTELIRSENGPVRDLAFSPLGNWLTWSHPFIGRSLRQIKMARIDGPGPRTVVDVTNGRFEDESPVFTRDGRYLAFLSWRGFDPVYDVHTGDLSFPLGCRPYLVPLSSATPSPFALLPDGRPAAGGLDPTEADMGEGAAMVEVEGLESRVTPFPVAASKYSSLHPVAGGGLVWLRWPISGALGETFANPADPSHRPTLEYFDIPKARRNELVAHLDWFAVSGDGSRLVVFDDGELRAVPATESGDSDSTVYLDMRRILHEVDPPAEWRGAYEEAGRLIRDYYWDPGMCGIDWSGVLDQYRPLLERVASPDEFADLLREVLGELGTSHAYVTPARRNEGPPHYQRAMGLLGANLARRDEGWAVVRILPGDSSDSKARSPLAGTGIREGAVLTHVDGRPVDRVTGPYPLLSAAGGTTVELTFRPAEGEGRPRRVAVVPLIDERPLRYQDWVAKRRAVVREMSGGECGYLHIPDLGGSGWAQFNRDVRMEVSRPSLIVDVRGNAGGHISELVIEQLSRTILGWDLTRNAQPVSYTSNAPRGPIVALADEATSSDGDMITAAIKLLGLGPVVGQRTWGGVVGMTGRHRLADGTVITVPMNAAWFEAYGWSVENHGVEPDIFAERPPLHWAEGKRTDLDTAVQVALDRLAKDPAKTPPGYENVPDRRRPPLPPRR; translated from the coding sequence GTGAGTGAAGACGTCGCGTATCTCCGCTTTCCGCATCTGCACGACGACTTGCTGTGCTTCGCGGCCGAGGACGATCTCTGGATCGCCCCCCTCGTCCCCGCGGGCCGGAGCCCCGGCCGGGCCTGGCGGCTCACCGTCGACCGGACCCGGATCGGACACCCCCGCTTCTCCCCGGACGGCGGTCTGATCGCCTACACGACCTGGCGCAGTCTGGACCCGGAGATCCATCTGGCACCGGTGGAGGGCGGCCCGGCACGACGCCTCGGCTACTGGGGCTCGACCGACACCCGGGTCTGCGGCTGGGACCCGGACGGCAACATCCTCGCGGTCTCCTCGCACGGCCAGCCGTTCTCCTACTTCTCCTGGGCCTACAAGGTGCCCACGGACGGCGACCCGGGAAAACGCCTCCCGTGGGGGCCCGTCTCCGACATCGCCGTCACCGGCGGCGAAGGACAGCACCGCACCCTGCTGCTCACGGGGAAGCCGCCGCACGAACCGGCCGGGTGGAAGCGCTACCGGGGCGGCGCGATGGGGCGCCTCTACCTGCACGGCGAACGACTGCTGGCCGACATCGGCGGCCATCTCGACTGCCCGATGTTCGTGAACGGCCGCATCGCCTTCCTCTCCGACCACGAGGGCGTCGGGAACCTCTACTCGTGCCTGCCCGACGGCACGGATCTGCGCCGCCACACCGACCATGACGCCTTCTACGCCCGGCACGCCTCCAGCGACGGCAGCCGGGTCGTCTACCAGTGCGCCGGCGACCTGTGGATCGTCGAGGACCTGGCGCCCGACTCCCGGCCGCGGAAGCTGGACGTCCGGCTCGGCGGCCCGCGCGCCGGACGGCGCCGCTACCAGGTCCCCGCCGCCAGCCACGTCGACGGGCTCTCCGTGGACACCACCGGCAGGGCGAGTGCCGTCGTCGTACGCGGCAGCCTCTACTGGCTGACCCACCGCGACGGCCCGGCGCGCACCATCGCCGACACCCCGGGCGTCCGGGTGCGGCTGCCGGTGATGCTCGGCAGCGGCGGCGGACAGGTCGCGTACGTCACCGACGCCGAGGGGGAGGACGCCGTCGAGATCGCGTACCTGCCCCGGGCCAGCGGCGACCGGCCGCCCCGGCGACTGGCCACCGGCCGGCTGGGCCGGGTGCTGGAGATGGTCTCGGACCCGGCCGGGGAGCGGCTCGCGATCGCTTCGCACGACGGGCGCCTGCTGCTCCTCACGGTGGCGGAGGAGGAGACCGGGGCGGAGCGGGCGCAGAGGACGGGGGACGAGGGGAACGCCGGGGGAGCGTCCGCGACCGACGAGGCGGACGGAACCGGGGCACCGGGACACGAGACCGCCGGGGCCGGAACGCACGGAGCCGGAACGGACGAGACCGGGACGGCGGACGGAACTCGTCCCGACGGAGCCGGAGCGTCCGGGGCGTCCCGAGCCGAGGTGGCCGGGCCCGCGCCCGGAGCCGGGGCCGGGGTTTCCGGCGGCGCGGAAGCCGGCTCCACGGCCCGGCCCGCCGGGACGGGCGGCCCCGCCGGCACGGGCGGCCCCGCCGGCACGGACTCCGGCTCCACCGACGAACCCGGAGGCACGGGCGAGGACCTCGTCACCGAGCTGATCCGCTCCGAAAACGGGCCCGTCCGCGATCTCGCCTTCTCCCCCCTCGGGAACTGGCTCACCTGGTCGCACCCGTTCATCGGCCGCTCCCTGCGGCAGATCAAGATGGCCCGCATCGACGGCCCCGGCCCGCGCACCGTCGTCGACGTCACCAACGGCCGCTTCGAGGACGAATCCCCCGTCTTCACCCGCGACGGCCGCTATCTGGCCTTCCTGTCCTGGCGCGGCTTCGACCCCGTGTACGACGTGCACACCGGCGACCTGTCCTTCCCGCTGGGCTGCCGCCCCTACCTCGTACCGCTGTCGTCCGCGACGCCGTCGCCGTTCGCGCTGCTGCCCGACGGGCGGCCGGCGGCCGGCGGGCTGGACCCCACCGAGGCCGACATGGGGGAGGGCGCGGCGATGGTGGAGGTGGAGGGACTGGAGAGCCGGGTCACGCCGTTCCCCGTGGCCGCGTCCAAGTACTCGTCCCTGCACCCCGTCGCGGGCGGCGGTCTGGTCTGGCTGAGGTGGCCGATCTCGGGCGCGCTCGGCGAGACGTTCGCCAACCCCGCCGACCCCTCGCACCGACCGACCCTGGAGTACTTCGACATCCCCAAGGCCCGCAGGAACGAACTCGTCGCGCATCTCGACTGGTTCGCGGTCAGCGGCGACGGCTCCCGGCTGGTCGTCTTCGACGACGGGGAGCTGCGCGCCGTGCCCGCGACCGAGTCCGGCGACAGCGACTCCACGGTGTACCTCGACATGCGCCGGATCCTGCACGAGGTGGACCCGCCCGCGGAGTGGCGCGGCGCGTACGAGGAGGCCGGCAGGCTCATCCGGGACTACTACTGGGACCCGGGTATGTGCGGGATCGACTGGAGCGGCGTGCTGGACCAGTACCGTCCGCTCCTCGAACGGGTCGCGTCCCCCGACGAGTTCGCCGACCTGCTCCGCGAAGTGCTCGGCGAGCTGGGCACCTCGCACGCCTACGTCACCCCCGCGCGCCGCAACGAGGGACCTCCCCACTACCAGCGGGCGATGGGCCTGCTCGGCGCCAACCTGGCCCGCAGGGACGAGGGCTGGGCCGTCGTGCGCATCCTGCCCGGCGACTCCTCGGACTCCAAGGCGCGTTCCCCGCTCGCCGGCACCGGCATCCGCGAGGGGGCCGTGCTGACCCATGTCGACGGACGCCCGGTGGACCGGGTGACCGGCCCGTACCCGCTGCTGTCCGCGGCGGGCGGGACGACCGTGGAGCTGACGTTCCGACCGGCCGAGGGGGAGGGCCGGCCGCGGCGGGTGGCGGTCGTGCCGCTGATCGACGAGCGCCCCCTGCGCTATCAGGACTGGGTGGCCAAACGGCGCGCGGTCGTGCGCGAGATGAGCGGCGGCGAGTGCGGCTACCTCCACATCCCGGATCTCGGCGGTTCCGGCTGGGCGCAGTTCAACCGCGATGTGCGGATGGAGGTGTCCCGGCCGTCGCTGATCGTGGACGTGCGCGGCAACGCGGGCGGACACATCAGCGAGCTGGTCATCGAGCAGCTGAGCCGCACCATCCTGGGCTGGGACCTGACGCGGAACGCGCAGCCGGTCTCGTACACCTCGAACGCCCCGCGCGGACCGATCGTGGCGCTCGCGGACGAGGCCACCTCCTCCGACGGGGACATGATCACGGCAGCGATCAAGCTACTGGGCCTCGGTCCCGTGGTGGGCCAGCGCACCTGGGGCGGTGTGGTGGGGATGACCGGCCGGCACCGGCTCGCGGACGGGACGGTGATCACGGTGCCGATGAACGCCGCCTGGTTCGAGGCGTACGGCTGGTCCGTGGAGAACCACGGCGTGGAGCCGGACATCTTCGCCGAACGCCCGCCGCTCCACTGGGCCGAGGGCAAGCGCACCGACCTCGACACCGCGGTGCAGGTCGCGCTCGACCGGCTGGCGAAGGACCCGGCCAAGACGCCTCCGGGGTACGAGAACGTCCCCGACCGGCGCCGGCCTCCGCTGCCGCCACGTCGCTGA
- a CDS encoding MMPL family transporter encodes MATFLYKLGRFAFRRRRLVALLWVALFALAGVAASSASTAASSSFSIPGTEAQKAFDLLDERFPGTSVDGATARVVFKAPEGEKMTDPAHRAEVEKAVAALESGSDQVASVVDPYRAKAISRDGTIAYTQVSYKVSGMELAEEDREALTEAGEEAEGAGLTVEIGGDALQAAPETGASEVIGVGVAAVVLVITFGSLVAAGLPLLTAIIGVGIGVSTITALASTLDLGSTTATLATMIGLAVGIDYALFIVSRYRAELAEGRDHEEAAGRATGTAGSAVVFAGLTVVIALVGLAVVNIPMLSKMGFAAAGTVAVAVLIALTLIPALLGFAGKRVLGRKARKQTAQAGDKPNMGTRWARFVLRRPVAVLLAGVVGLGAVAVPAASLEMGLPDDGSQPTSTTQRKAYDLLSDGFGPGFNGPLLIVVDGDKAAADGTAKEIAGLDGVAAVTPATYNKAGDTAMITVIPEDRPSSTETEDLVRTIRATSGDNVHVTGATAMNIDFSQRMNDALVPYLALVVGLAFLLLMVVFRSVLVPLKAALGFLLSVVAALGAVVAVFQWGWLGSLFGVEQTGPIMSMMPIFMVGVVFGLAMDYEVFLVTRMREAFVHGERPGQAIITGFRHGARVVTAAAVIMIAVFAGFIGSSEQMVKMIGFGLAIAVFFDAFVVRMAIVPAVLALLGGRAWWLPRWLDRVLPSVDVEGEKLGGADDPAGGGKERELVGA; translated from the coding sequence GTGGCCACGTTCCTCTACAAGCTCGGACGGTTCGCCTTCCGGCGCCGACGGCTCGTCGCGCTGCTGTGGGTGGCGCTGTTCGCCCTCGCCGGCGTCGCCGCCTCCTCCGCGTCGACCGCCGCGTCCAGCTCCTTCTCCATACCGGGTACGGAGGCCCAGAAGGCCTTCGACCTGCTCGACGAGCGCTTCCCGGGCACCAGCGTCGACGGCGCGACCGCACGCGTCGTCTTCAAGGCGCCCGAGGGCGAGAAGATGACGGACCCCGCCCACCGGGCCGAGGTCGAGAAGGCCGTCGCCGCGCTCGAGTCGGGTTCGGACCAGGTCGCCTCGGTCGTCGATCCGTACCGGGCCAAGGCGATCAGCCGGGACGGCACCATCGCCTACACCCAGGTCTCCTACAAGGTCAGCGGCATGGAGCTGGCCGAGGAGGACCGCGAGGCCCTCACCGAGGCAGGTGAGGAGGCCGAGGGCGCCGGGCTGACCGTCGAGATCGGCGGCGACGCGCTGCAGGCGGCCCCCGAGACCGGCGCGTCCGAGGTCATCGGCGTCGGCGTCGCCGCGGTGGTCCTCGTGATCACCTTCGGTTCGCTGGTCGCGGCCGGTCTGCCGCTGCTCACCGCCATCATCGGCGTCGGCATCGGCGTCTCCACCATCACGGCGCTCGCGAGCACCCTCGACCTGGGCTCCACGACGGCCACCCTGGCCACGATGATCGGCCTCGCGGTCGGCATCGACTACGCGCTCTTCATCGTCTCCCGCTACCGGGCGGAGCTGGCCGAGGGGCGTGACCACGAGGAAGCCGCGGGACGGGCAACCGGCACGGCCGGCTCCGCCGTCGTCTTCGCGGGACTGACCGTGGTCATCGCCCTCGTCGGCCTGGCCGTCGTCAACATCCCCATGCTGAGCAAGATGGGCTTCGCGGCCGCCGGCACGGTCGCCGTCGCCGTGCTCATCGCCCTCACCCTGATACCGGCCCTGCTCGGCTTCGCCGGCAAGCGGGTGCTGGGCCGCAAGGCGCGCAAGCAGACCGCGCAGGCGGGCGACAAGCCCAACATGGGCACGCGGTGGGCACGGTTCGTGCTGCGCCGCCCGGTCGCCGTGCTGCTCGCCGGTGTCGTGGGCCTCGGCGCCGTGGCCGTGCCGGCCGCTTCGCTGGAGATGGGACTGCCGGACGACGGCTCCCAGCCCACCAGCACCACCCAGCGCAAGGCGTACGACCTGCTCTCCGACGGCTTCGGCCCCGGCTTCAACGGGCCGCTGCTCATCGTCGTCGACGGCGACAAGGCCGCCGCGGACGGCACGGCGAAGGAGATCGCGGGGCTCGACGGCGTCGCGGCCGTCACCCCGGCCACGTACAACAAGGCCGGCGACACGGCGATGATCACGGTGATCCCGGAGGACCGCCCCAGCTCCACGGAGACCGAGGACCTCGTCCGCACGATCCGCGCGACCAGCGGCGACAACGTGCACGTCACCGGCGCCACGGCGATGAACATCGACTTCTCGCAGCGGATGAACGACGCGCTGGTGCCCTATCTGGCGCTCGTCGTCGGTCTGGCGTTCCTGCTGCTGATGGTGGTCTTCCGGTCCGTCCTCGTGCCCCTGAAGGCGGCGCTCGGCTTCCTGCTCTCGGTGGTCGCCGCCCTCGGCGCGGTCGTCGCGGTCTTCCAGTGGGGCTGGCTCGGCTCGCTGTTCGGCGTCGAGCAGACGGGCCCGATCATGTCGATGATGCCGATCTTCATGGTGGGTGTCGTCTTCGGTCTCGCCATGGACTACGAGGTGTTCCTGGTGACGCGGATGCGCGAGGCGTTCGTGCACGGCGAGCGGCCGGGCCAGGCGATCATCACCGGTTTCCGGCACGGGGCCCGGGTGGTCACCGCCGCCGCGGTGATCATGATCGCGGTGTTCGCGGGCTTCATCGGCTCCAGCGAGCAGATGGTGAAGATGATCGGCTTTGGTCTCGCGATCGCGGTCTTCTTCGACGCCTTCGTCGTCCGGATGGCGATCGTGCCGGCGGTGCTGGCGCTGCTGGGCGGCCGGGCCTGGTGGCTGCCGCGCTGGCTGGACCGGGTGCTGCCGAGCGTGGACGTCGAGGGCGAGAAGCTGGGTGGCGCGGACGATCCGGCAGGCGGCGGCAAGGAGCGGGAACTGGTCGGCGCCTGA
- a CDS encoding SsgA family sporulation/cell division regulator, giving the protein MSHSVESPSVEEHAKARIINDAPHYRSVPVALRYTPETDPDAVRCVFPSGIEWAFRRELLETGLRAPARRGPVAVWPCGRAQVIVEFHSPDGVAVIQFDTGPLVRFLRRTYAEAAAPATRV; this is encoded by the coding sequence ATGTCCCACAGTGTCGAGAGCCCCTCTGTCGAAGAGCATGCGAAGGCCCGGATCATCAACGACGCCCCTCACTACCGATCGGTGCCCGTGGCCCTCCGCTACACGCCCGAAACGGACCCCGACGCCGTGCGGTGCGTCTTCCCGAGCGGCATCGAATGGGCGTTCCGCCGCGAACTGCTGGAGACGGGACTGCGCGCGCCCGCGCGTCGCGGTCCGGTCGCCGTCTGGCCCTGCGGCCGCGCCCAGGTGATCGTCGAGTTCCATTCACCGGACGGTGTGGCGGTGATCCAGTTCGACACCGGCCCCCTCGTGCGCTTCCTGCGCCGCACCTACGCGGAAGCGGCCGCGCCCGCCACCAGGGTGTGA
- a CDS encoding energy-coupling factor ABC transporter permease, giving the protein MHVPDGFINVPVSAAAGVVAAGAVAVSLRGARRELGSAIHAGGYGGERTAPLAGLVAAFVFAVQMLNFPVAAGTSGHLLGGALAAILVGPYTGVLCVSVVLLLQGVLFADGGLTALGVNILLMGVVTVVVAYTLFRALLRVLPKKRRSVTVATFLAALVSVPASAVAFTLLYAIGGTTDVPIGTVLGAMTGVHLLIGIGEAAITAATVGAVLAVRPDLVHGARGLSAPLKLRVDGELVDARPEAAPAPAASPRPVLFAGLVISLILAGFVSFYASANPDGLERVAADKGIDKKVEDHAAADSPLADYGVGGIENARVSGGLAGVIGVGATLVVGTGVFLVVRRRRDTAEAPKESVRG; this is encoded by the coding sequence ATGCATGTCCCCGACGGATTCATCAATGTCCCCGTCTCCGCGGCGGCCGGGGTCGTCGCCGCCGGTGCCGTGGCCGTGAGCCTGCGCGGTGCCCGGCGGGAGCTCGGGAGTGCCATCCACGCCGGCGGCTACGGGGGAGAGCGGACCGCCCCGCTCGCGGGGCTCGTCGCCGCCTTCGTCTTCGCCGTCCAGATGCTCAACTTCCCGGTCGCGGCCGGGACCAGCGGCCATCTGCTGGGCGGGGCGCTGGCGGCGATACTCGTCGGGCCGTACACGGGGGTGCTGTGCGTCTCCGTCGTACTGCTGCTCCAGGGCGTCCTCTTCGCGGACGGCGGCCTGACGGCGCTCGGCGTCAACATCCTGCTCATGGGCGTGGTCACGGTCGTCGTCGCCTACACCCTGTTCCGCGCGCTGCTCCGGGTCCTGCCGAAGAAGCGCAGGTCGGTGACGGTCGCCACGTTCCTCGCCGCCCTGGTGTCCGTGCCGGCGTCGGCCGTGGCCTTCACACTCCTCTACGCGATCGGCGGCACGACCGACGTGCCGATCGGCACGGTCCTGGGCGCGATGACCGGGGTCCACCTCCTCATCGGCATCGGCGAGGCCGCCATCACGGCGGCGACGGTCGGCGCCGTCCTCGCCGTGCGGCCCGACCTCGTCCACGGCGCCCGCGGGCTGTCGGCGCCGCTCAAGCTGCGCGTGGACGGCGAACTGGTCGACGCCCGGCCCGAGGCCGCGCCGGCCCCCGCCGCCTCACCGCGTCCGGTGCTGTTCGCGGGACTCGTCATCTCCCTGATCCTCGCCGGATTCGTCTCCTTCTACGCCTCCGCCAACCCCGACGGACTGGAGCGGGTCGCCGCCGACAAGGGCATCGACAAGAAGGTGGAGGACCACGCAGCCGCCGACTCCCCGCTCGCCGACTACGGCGTCGGCGGCATCGAGAACGCGCGGGTCTCCGGCGGCCTGGCGGGAGTGATCGGCGTCGGCGCGACGCTGGTGGTGGGCACCGGCGTGTTCCTGGTGGTCCGCCGCCGCCGCGACACCGCCGAGGCCCCGAAGGAATCCGTACGCGGCTGA
- a CDS encoding TetR/AcrR family transcriptional regulator — MARSRLTPEREAELYEAVLDLLREVGYDALTMDAVAARTRSSKATLYRQWGSKPELVAMSLRHSKPVDISRIDTGSLRGDFHEMVSQSDDCQMERDTALMRGLARAVHENDDLLQALRELFIEPEITGLDVLLQRAVGRGEISADNPALKYLSHMLVGAFVAHPLIRDEPMCQGFLHEYLDAVVLPALGVPADGD; from the coding sequence ATGGCACGTAGCAGACTCACGCCCGAGCGCGAGGCCGAGTTGTACGAAGCCGTGCTCGACCTGCTGCGCGAAGTCGGTTACGACGCCCTCACCATGGACGCCGTGGCCGCCCGCACCCGCTCCAGCAAGGCCACCCTCTACCGCCAGTGGGGGAGCAAGCCCGAGCTGGTCGCCATGTCGCTGCGGCACAGCAAGCCGGTGGACATCTCCCGGATCGACACCGGCAGCCTGCGCGGCGACTTCCACGAGATGGTGTCGCAGTCCGACGACTGCCAGATGGAGCGGGACACCGCGCTGATGCGCGGCCTCGCCCGGGCGGTCCACGAGAACGACGATCTGCTGCAGGCGCTGCGCGAGCTGTTCATCGAGCCGGAGATCACCGGGCTCGACGTGCTGCTGCAGCGGGCGGTCGGCCGCGGTGAGATCTCCGCGGACAACCCCGCCCTGAAGTACCTGTCGCACATGCTGGTGGGCGCGTTCGTGGCCCATCCGCTGATCAGGGACGAGCCCATGTGCCAGGGCTTCCTGCACGAGTACCTGGACGCCGTCGTGCTCCCCGCGCTGGGTGTCCCCGCCGACGGCGACTGA
- a CDS encoding energy-coupling factor ABC transporter ATP-binding protein has product MTSLSPAAAVPPSLDVRGLAYAYPDGHQALFGVDLTVGRGERVALLGPNGAGKTTLVLHLNGILTGGAGSVAVAGLPVGRQHMAEIRRKVGIVFQDPDDQLFMPTVREDVAFGPAAAGLRGEELEKRVRTALDRVGMAEYLDRPPHHLSFGQRRRVAVATVLAMEPEIVVLDEPSSNLDPASRRELADILRSLDVTVLMVTHDLPYALELCPRSVILSEGVIAADGHTQDLLADTGLMRAHRLELPFGFDPRAVTTDA; this is encoded by the coding sequence ATGACCTCGCTCTCCCCGGCAGCCGCCGTCCCGCCGTCCCTCGACGTCCGCGGGCTGGCGTACGCGTACCCCGACGGCCACCAGGCCCTCTTCGGCGTCGATCTGACCGTCGGCCGCGGCGAGCGCGTCGCCCTGCTCGGCCCCAACGGCGCCGGCAAGACCACCCTCGTCCTCCATCTCAACGGCATCCTCACCGGCGGCGCCGGCTCGGTCGCCGTCGCCGGGCTGCCCGTCGGCCGGCAGCACATGGCCGAGATCCGGCGGAAGGTCGGCATCGTCTTCCAGGACCCGGACGACCAGCTGTTCATGCCGACCGTCCGGGAGGACGTCGCGTTCGGTCCGGCGGCGGCCGGGCTGCGCGGGGAGGAGCTGGAGAAGCGGGTCCGCACGGCGCTCGACCGGGTGGGGATGGCGGAGTACCTGGACCGGCCGCCGCACCACCTCTCCTTCGGACAGCGGCGCCGGGTGGCGGTCGCGACCGTCCTCGCCATGGAGCCGGAGATCGTCGTCCTCGACGAACCCTCGTCCAATCTGGATCCGGCTTCGCGTCGTGAACTCGCCGACATCCTGCGCTCGTTGGACGTCACCGTCCTGATGGTCACGCACGATCTGCCGTACGCCCTGGAGCTGTGCCCGCGGTCGGTGATCCTCAGCGAGGGTGTGATCGCCGCCGACGGGCACACCCAGGACCTGCTCGCCGACACCGGGCTCATGCGCGCGCACCGGCTGGAGCTGCCCTTCGGCTTCGATCCACGGGCCGTGACCACGGACGCGTGA
- the cbiQ gene encoding cobalt ECF transporter T component CbiQ: MGTGHAHRLYRHGESPVHRLPSHCKIAAALCFVLVVVSTPREAVWAFGLYALLLGAVAAAARIPAGFVLRRLVIEIPFVAFALLMPFLVPGERTEWLGISLSVPGLWGAWNILAKGTLGVATSVLLASTTELRSLLLGLQRLRLPPLMVQIASFMIRYGDVITDEMRRMSVARRSRGFEARGVRHWGVLAKSAGALFIRSYERGERVHLAMVSRGYTGTMPVIDEVTASRAQWAYAAALPFSALAVCLLGWTL; encoded by the coding sequence ATGGGCACAGGTCACGCCCACAGGCTGTACCGGCACGGCGAGTCGCCGGTCCACCGGCTGCCGTCGCACTGCAAGATCGCCGCCGCCCTCTGCTTCGTGCTGGTGGTGGTCTCCACCCCGCGCGAGGCGGTCTGGGCCTTCGGCCTCTACGCGCTGCTGCTGGGCGCGGTCGCCGCGGCGGCCCGTATCCCGGCAGGCTTCGTACTGCGCCGGCTGGTGATCGAGATCCCGTTCGTCGCCTTCGCGCTGCTGATGCCGTTCCTGGTGCCGGGCGAGCGCACCGAATGGCTCGGCATCTCCCTCTCCGTGCCGGGGCTGTGGGGCGCCTGGAACATCCTCGCCAAGGGGACGCTGGGCGTCGCCACCTCCGTCCTCCTCGCCTCGACCACCGAGCTGCGCTCCCTGCTCCTCGGGCTGCAGCGGCTGAGACTGCCGCCGCTGATGGTGCAGATCGCGTCCTTCATGATCCGCTACGGCGACGTCATCACCGACGAGATGCGCCGGATGTCCGTCGCCCGGCGCTCGCGCGGGTTCGAGGCCCGCGGGGTGCGCCACTGGGGCGTGCTCGCCAAGTCCGCTGGTGCGCTGTTCATCCGCTCCTACGAGCGCGGCGAGCGGGTGCACCTGGCGATGGTCAGCCGCGGCTACACCGGCACCATGCCCGTCATCGACGAGGTGACCGCGTCCCGGGCGCAGTGGGCGTACGCCGCCGCGCTCCCCTTCTCGGCACTCGCCGTCTGTCTGCTTGGCTGGACCCTATGA
- a CDS encoding serine hydrolase domain-containing protein: MDVQGTVAEGFEPVRDAFIRNFETRGERGAAVAVYRDGVKVVDLWGGTRDVDGAEPWAVDTAQVVRSATKGFAAAVPLLLHQRGQLDLDAPVGTYWPEFKAAGKERALVRHLLSHRAGVPALDRPLTVAEAADGTSGARAVAAQAPAWEPGTDHGYHAQTYSWLLAELVRRVTGRTIGRWTAEEIARPLGLDFWIGVPDDEAHRTGRIGRIEEPPTASGGGLKLRPKRSVAEAYRDPDSLTRRAFGAIDPMPDENDPAYRAAELPASGGVSTARALARFYAATIGAVDGHRLFAPATLTLARTEESTGPDRVLVVGTRFGLGYMLHGPASPLLGPGSFGHPGRGGSLGFADPESGTALGYVTNGMRRGVTADPRAQALVRAVRSAT, from the coding sequence GTGGACGTCCAGGGCACGGTTGCGGAAGGCTTCGAGCCCGTCCGGGACGCGTTCATACGCAACTTCGAGACGCGCGGGGAACGCGGCGCCGCCGTGGCCGTCTACAGGGACGGGGTGAAGGTCGTCGACCTCTGGGGCGGCACCCGGGACGTGGACGGCGCCGAGCCGTGGGCCGTGGACACCGCGCAGGTCGTCCGCTCGGCCACCAAGGGTTTCGCCGCCGCCGTACCGCTGCTGCTGCACCAGCGCGGACAGCTCGACCTGGACGCGCCCGTCGGCACGTACTGGCCGGAGTTCAAGGCCGCGGGCAAGGAACGCGCGCTCGTACGGCATCTGCTGTCCCACCGGGCCGGAGTGCCCGCGCTCGACCGGCCGCTCACCGTGGCGGAGGCCGCCGACGGCACGTCCGGGGCACGGGCCGTCGCCGCCCAGGCACCCGCGTGGGAACCCGGTACCGATCACGGCTACCACGCGCAGACCTACAGCTGGCTGCTGGCGGAACTCGTACGCAGGGTCACCGGACGTACGATCGGCCGCTGGACCGCCGAGGAGATCGCCCGCCCGCTCGGCCTGGACTTCTGGATCGGCGTTCCCGACGACGAGGCCCACCGCACCGGCAGGATCGGACGGATCGAGGAACCGCCCACGGCGTCCGGCGGCGGGCTGAAACTGCGCCCCAAGCGTTCCGTGGCCGAGGCGTACCGCGACCCGGACTCCCTCACCCGCCGGGCCTTCGGCGCCATCGACCCGATGCCGGACGAGAACGACCCCGCCTACCGCGCCGCCGAACTTCCCGCCTCAGGCGGCGTCTCCACCGCCCGCGCCCTGGCCCGCTTCTACGCGGCGACGATCGGCGCGGTCGACGGCCACCGGCTCTTCGCCCCCGCCACGCTCACCCTCGCCCGCACCGAGGAGTCCACGGGCCCCGACCGCGTCCTCGTGGTCGGCACCCGCTTCGGCCTCGGCTACATGCTCCACGGACCGGCCTCCCCGCTGCTGGGCCCCGGTTCCTTCGGCCACCCGGGCCGCGGCGGATCGCTCGGCTTCGCCGACCCGGAGTCCGGCACCGCCCTCGGCTACGTCACCAACGGCATGCGCAGGGGAGTCACCGCCGATCCCCGGGCGCAGGCCCTGGTCAGGGCGGTCCGCTCGGCGACATGA
- a CDS encoding DUF6193 family natural product biosynthesis protein, with protein MGTLGDGRYHVDGPSRTNPRIAEPVSAQAAVAMVVDRLPSRCGPALVGNAEEPAAHERASGRQVEAAETPHAPIMSPSGPP; from the coding sequence ATCGGCACCCTGGGAGACGGCAGGTACCACGTCGATGGTCCGAGCAGGACCAACCCGCGGATCGCCGAACCGGTCAGTGCGCAAGCCGCGGTAGCGATGGTCGTCGACCGCCTGCCATCGCGCTGCGGCCCGGCCCTCGTCGGCAACGCAGAGGAACCGGCCGCCCACGAGAGGGCCTCGGGACGGCAGGTGGAAGCGGCCGAAACGCCGCATGCGCCGATCATGTCGCCGAGCGGACCGCCCTGA